One Fusobacterium ulcerans DNA segment encodes these proteins:
- the recJ gene encoding single-stranded-DNA-specific exonuclease RecJ, with translation MRNTRWVYKDNSLKNNKDIQTLNLDKDILNLLYNRNITEKEEIKNFLDVNIKNIADPFSLKDVDKAVKRLTQAKENNETVWVYGDYDVDGITSVSLCYLALSELGINVKYYIPLRDEGYGLNMEAIDHIKSEGGTLIITVDCGISSHKEIAHAASLGIDMIVTDHHEINNGNPEALAVINPKREDNDYEFKYLAGVGTAFMMISAFFKTLGKEEEVYKYLDIVAIGTVADIVPLLKENRIFVKEGLEHLKRSRWLGLNMLIKKIFEDHDIRKFNTYDIGFIIAPIFNAVGRLEDAKKAVELFIEKDHRVCSASIKDLLEKNSERKEIQEEIFQKAIEKVENEKLYENSVLIVGEEGFHHGVIGIVASKILDRYYKPTIIMEIKPDEGIATASCRSIEGFNIIEAINNFSDLLIKYGGHSGAAGFSIKIENIEEFSRKLNEYAENAMEDSTLIKPVKVDKPLPFYKISYDFLDKISLLEPFGFGNPSPLFSLDNCQFDGLRLIGKDKKHLMMNIIKNGNEIRNCVWFNSDDVFEDLVNLRNIDIAFKLKLETYKDRYQYKMYVEDIRETIHTSNEVENIFDLYDIQFPIETVIYTRRKMESPKIRLTFSDQGITVANDRTYLGTLDSQTEFILSSLKEMYNVEFSAAVKDVIMKDENYNVHILIDKDYTFSSYAIKQSELFKDIKNFLIKDFNYNCIQKKTLASVFKDKNNTITIMERGRGIETIIQTIGLYYKNINEKALLVTKENISKKTISSIGIGDKFVEGYDFYIFLNPEKSEIEKYKDKKILIITEYKSFNIDGFSNIVDDYDIPQNIRFVSEEELKDKNIIFSKKLPLDKKIQVIKNLKTYLEVYSTKDILPYL, from the coding sequence ATGAGAAATACAAGATGGGTTTATAAAGATAATTCTTTGAAAAATAATAAAGATATTCAAACTCTTAATTTAGATAAGGATATTCTTAACCTTTTATATAATAGAAATATCACAGAAAAAGAGGAGATAAAAAATTTCCTTGATGTAAATATAAAAAATATAGCCGATCCATTTTCTTTAAAGGATGTGGATAAAGCAGTTAAAAGACTCACTCAGGCAAAAGAAAACAATGAAACTGTCTGGGTCTATGGAGATTATGATGTTGATGGAATCACATCTGTCTCACTATGTTATTTAGCCCTAAGCGAATTAGGAATCAATGTAAAATACTATATTCCTTTGAGAGATGAGGGATATGGACTTAACATGGAAGCGATAGATCATATAAAAAGTGAAGGAGGAACCCTTATCATAACTGTCGACTGTGGTATCTCCTCACATAAAGAAATAGCCCATGCTGCATCCTTAGGTATAGATATGATAGTCACTGACCACCACGAGATAAATAATGGTAATCCAGAGGCTCTGGCAGTGATTAATCCTAAAAGAGAAGACAATGATTATGAGTTTAAATATTTGGCTGGGGTAGGAACCGCTTTTATGATGATCTCTGCTTTCTTTAAAACTCTTGGAAAAGAAGAGGAAGTCTACAAATATCTCGACATAGTTGCAATAGGTACTGTAGCTGATATTGTTCCCCTTCTTAAAGAAAATAGAATATTTGTAAAAGAAGGACTGGAGCATCTTAAAAGAAGCAGATGGCTTGGACTGAATATGCTGATTAAAAAAATCTTTGAAGATCATGATATAAGAAAATTCAATACCTATGATATAGGATTTATAATAGCTCCCATATTTAATGCTGTAGGAAGACTGGAAGATGCTAAAAAAGCTGTTGAACTTTTTATAGAAAAAGACCACAGAGTATGTTCTGCATCAATAAAAGATCTTTTAGAAAAAAACAGTGAAAGAAAAGAGATCCAAGAGGAGATATTTCAGAAAGCTATAGAGAAAGTTGAAAATGAAAAACTTTATGAAAATAGTGTCCTCATAGTGGGAGAAGAGGGATTTCACCATGGAGTCATCGGTATAGTTGCCTCTAAAATTCTGGACAGATATTATAAGCCTACTATAATTATGGAAATAAAACCTGATGAAGGAATTGCCACTGCTTCATGCAGAAGTATAGAGGGATTTAATATAATAGAAGCCATTAATAATTTTTCTGACCTTCTTATCAAATATGGAGGGCATAGTGGAGCTGCTGGTTTTTCAATTAAAATAGAGAATATTGAAGAATTCAGCAGAAAACTTAATGAATATGCTGAAAACGCCATGGAAGACAGTACCCTTATAAAGCCGGTTAAAGTGGACAAACCTCTTCCTTTTTATAAAATATCATATGATTTCCTAGATAAGATCTCACTTCTTGAACCATTTGGTTTTGGAAATCCCTCTCCTTTATTCTCACTGGATAACTGCCAGTTTGATGGATTGAGACTTATAGGTAAAGATAAAAAACATCTTATGATGAATATTATAAAAAATGGAAATGAAATAAGAAACTGTGTGTGGTTCAACAGTGATGATGTCTTTGAAGACCTTGTTAATTTAAGAAATATAGATATTGCCTTTAAGCTGAAACTGGAAACATACAAAGACAGATATCAATATAAAATGTATGTTGAAGATATAAGAGAGACTATTCATACTTCAAATGAAGTAGAAAATATTTTTGATCTTTATGATATACAGTTTCCTATAGAGACTGTCATTTATACCAGAAGAAAAATGGAGTCTCCAAAAATAAGGCTCACTTTTTCTGATCAGGGAATAACAGTGGCTAATGATCGTACATATCTTGGAACTTTAGACAGCCAGACTGAGTTTATATTAAGCTCGCTAAAAGAGATGTATAATGTTGAATTTTCTGCTGCTGTGAAAGATGTTATTATGAAAGATGAAAACTATAATGTTCATATTCTTATTGATAAAGACTATACTTTTTCATCTTATGCTATTAAGCAGAGCGAACTATTTAAGGATATAAAGAACTTCCTTATAAAAGATTTTAATTATAACTGTATTCAGAAAAAAACTCTTGCTTCTGTTTTTAAAGATAAAAATAATACAATAACAATCATGGAAAGAGGAAGAGGAATTGAAACTATAATTCAGACTATCGGACTTTATTACAAAAATATAAATGAAAAAGCTCTCCTTGTAACAAAAGAAAATATATCTAAAAAAACTATTTCAAGCATAGGAATAGGAGATAAATTTGTTGAAGGGTATGATTTCTATATTTTCCTTAACCCTGAAAAATCAGAAATAGAAAAATATAAAGATAAAAAAATTCTTATAATAACAGAATATAAATCTTTTAATATAGATGGATTCAGCAATATTGTTGATGATTACGACATTCCACAAAATATAAGATTTGTATCTGAAGAGGAGCTTAAAGATAAAAATATAATTTTCAGTAAAAAGCTTCCTTTAGATAAAAAAATTCAGGTTATTAAAAATTTAAAAACTTACTTAGAGGTGTATTCAACAAAGGATATACTTCCATATCTCTAA
- a CDS encoding outer membrane beta-barrel protein, producing MMKKVLLGLAALSCVSLAAEGTNVYLKAGADVFQRFDEVKYEGEKLNKDKGDDFGYELTVEVMREVYPNLELGLGLSYQDHGDPKKNTTGDWILDNTGDLYDLKTEIKGFKSVPLYAVAKYNFPVEGNIKPYIKADLGYSFNSDKGDVKISVLGEGSTKCSTKVENGLYYGIGAGAEYNNFVVDLMYKVNRAEIKISDEGDRIKKDLDYSRVTLSVGYKFNF from the coding sequence ATGATGAAAAAAGTATTATTAGGACTAGCAGCATTATCATGTGTAAGTTTAGCAGCTGAAGGGACAAATGTGTATCTGAAAGCAGGAGCAGATGTATTTCAAAGATTTGATGAGGTAAAATATGAAGGGGAAAAGTTAAACAAAGACAAAGGGGATGACTTTGGTTACGAATTAACAGTAGAAGTAATGAGAGAAGTTTATCCTAACTTAGAATTAGGACTTGGATTATCTTATCAGGATCATGGAGATCCTAAAAAAAATACAACTGGAGATTGGATACTAGATAATACAGGAGATTTATATGATCTAAAAACTGAAATTAAAGGTTTTAAATCAGTTCCTTTATATGCAGTTGCAAAGTATAACTTTCCTGTAGAAGGAAATATTAAACCATATATTAAAGCTGATTTAGGATACTCGTTTAATAGTGATAAAGGAGATGTAAAAATATCAGTATTAGGAGAAGGATCAACAAAATGTTCTACAAAAGTTGAAAATGGATTGTACTATGGAATAGGTGCAGGAGCAGAATATAATAATTTTGTAGTAGATTTAATGTATAAAGTAAATAGAGCTGAAATAAAAATTAGTGATGAAGGGGATAGAATTAAAAAAGATTTAGACTATTCAAGAGTAACACTTTCTGTTGGATACAAATTTAATTTCTAA
- a CDS encoding NrtA/SsuA/CpmA family ABC transporter substrate-binding protein, whose translation MLKKIVAAAAMGVMLLVAGCGKEKTTALKEINITYVKAPLNIPSILEKNRDMFGKEFSKDGISVKFHELTTGPEQTQALAAGELDFLHALGGTSAIIAASNGVDLKITNIYSRSPKGFMLISKSADIKESKDLVGKKVAGPKGTILHQLLLTYLGKGNLKVDDIEFINMGLPEAMAALESGNVDAALLAGPVALKAIKNGASVVTTGEGLVEGIVVTAVSGKFLKENSQLVDRFLKVNEEAVKFIKDDFETTLKITAEDTGLSKEEVMELYPLYDFDTEIKPSDIEDLVKTQDFLIENGLQEKKIDINAIIRK comes from the coding sequence ATGTTGAAAAAGATTGTTGCAGCAGCTGCAATGGGAGTTATGCTTCTTGTTGCTGGATGCGGAAAAGAAAAAACCACTGCACTAAAGGAGATAAATATAACTTATGTAAAAGCTCCTTTAAATATACCATCTATTTTAGAAAAAAATAGAGATATGTTTGGAAAAGAATTTTCAAAGGATGGAATATCAGTAAAATTCCATGAACTTACAACAGGGCCAGAACAGACACAGGCTCTGGCAGCAGGAGAATTGGATTTTCTTCATGCTCTTGGAGGAACATCAGCTATCATAGCAGCTTCTAATGGAGTAGATTTGAAAATAACTAATATCTACAGCAGATCACCAAAAGGATTTATGCTTATATCTAAATCAGCTGATATAAAAGAATCTAAAGATTTAGTTGGAAAAAAAGTAGCTGGACCAAAAGGAACTATACTTCATCAGCTTCTTTTAACTTACCTTGGAAAAGGAAATTTGAAAGTTGATGACATAGAATTTATAAATATGGGATTGCCAGAAGCTATGGCAGCACTTGAAAGCGGAAATGTAGATGCAGCACTTTTAGCAGGACCAGTTGCATTAAAAGCCATAAAAAATGGTGCTAGTGTAGTGACCACTGGAGAAGGTCTTGTAGAGGGAATAGTTGTTACAGCTGTAAGCGGAAAATTCCTTAAAGAAAATTCACAGCTTGTAGACAGATTCCTTAAAGTAAATGAAGAGGCTGTTAAATTTATAAAAGATGATTTTGAAACTACTTTGAAAATAACAGCAGAAGATACAGGGCTTTCTAAAGAGGAAGTAATGGAGCTTTATCCATTATATGATTTTGATACTGAAATTAAACCTTCAGATATAGAAGACTTAGTAAAAACTCAAGATTTCTTAATTGAAAATGGTCTTCAAGAAAAGAAAATAGATATCAATGCTATCATAAGAAAATAA
- a CDS encoding ABC transporter ATP-binding protein, with the protein MITLNNVYRLLNLKKIFEITGNKKTIFENMNLEIDNNKITIVLGKSGCGKTTLLRMIAGLEEITYGNIDFYNKSGEKVKAKIGMVFQESRLMPWLTVKENIEIHGNKTDTDKYLKMISLEEFKDAYPSQLSGGMAQRVAIARALSYQPDTLLMDEPFSALDYFTREQLQREIINVYEKTETGIVFVTHNIDEALMLAHKIIVINEGKIYSYDIAKEFPRDVADMELINLKKEILKKINN; encoded by the coding sequence GTGATTACGTTGAATAATGTATATAGACTCTTAAATCTTAAAAAAATATTTGAGATAACTGGAAATAAAAAAACAATATTCGAAAACATGAATTTAGAAATAGATAATAATAAAATAACTATTGTACTTGGAAAAAGCGGCTGTGGAAAAACTACACTTTTGAGAATGATAGCCGGTTTGGAAGAGATAACATATGGGAATATAGATTTTTACAATAAGAGCGGAGAAAAGGTAAAGGCTAAAATTGGAATGGTATTTCAGGAAAGTCGTTTAATGCCCTGGCTTACAGTAAAGGAAAATATAGAAATACATGGAAATAAAACAGATACAGATAAATATTTAAAAATGATATCTTTAGAGGAATTTAAAGATGCTTATCCATCACAATTATCTGGAGGAATGGCTCAAAGAGTAGCTATAGCGAGAGCTTTGTCATATCAGCCTGATACCCTTTTAATGGATGAGCCTTTTTCAGCTTTAGATTATTTTACAAGAGAACAGCTTCAGAGAGAAATAATAAATGTATATGAAAAGACTGAAACAGGGATAGTTTTTGTCACTCATAATATAGATGAGGCCTTGATGCTTGCTCATAAAATAATAGTTATAAATGAAGGAAAGATATACAGCTATGATATAGCAAAAGAATTTCCAAGAGATGTAGCAGATATGGAGCTTATTAATTTAAAGAAAGAAATTTTGAAAAAAATAAATAATTAA
- a CDS encoding ABC transporter permease: protein MDRLKREKLKGMYLIAVILIVWTVGSHYNLWNSYIIPAPSKIVTSFVKLVENGKLIRHIGISLRRIFIGFSITVFLAVPLGIFFGAFTNIYAYFKSIFEFFRHTPPLALIPMIILWFGIGETSKIVIIVLASFFPVFLNVLKGVEGCDKKYIEVGKVFDMSQKDIFLKIILPNSVPDILIGLKLGIGYSWRAIIGAELIAASSGIGYLILDAQQISRSDIVMLGIIVIGTLGIITDNIFSKAVSAYIKRKQGDYVE, encoded by the coding sequence GTGGATAGGTTGAAAAGAGAAAAACTAAAAGGTATGTATTTAATTGCAGTTATTCTGATTGTCTGGACAGTAGGGTCACATTACAACCTGTGGAATAGCTATATAATTCCAGCTCCATCAAAAATAGTCACTTCCTTTGTGAAACTGGTGGAAAATGGAAAGTTGATAAGACACATAGGTATAAGTTTAAGACGTATATTTATAGGTTTTTCTATTACTGTTTTTTTGGCAGTCCCCTTAGGAATATTTTTTGGTGCTTTTACAAATATATATGCTTATTTTAAATCAATTTTTGAATTTTTTCGTCATACTCCTCCTCTTGCACTGATACCGATGATAATTCTTTGGTTTGGGATAGGGGAAACTTCTAAGATAGTAATTATAGTATTGGCATCATTTTTTCCGGTATTTTTAAATGTATTAAAAGGAGTAGAGGGTTGCGATAAGAAATATATTGAAGTGGGAAAAGTTTTTGATATGTCTCAAAAGGATATATTTTTAAAAATAATACTTCCTAACTCTGTTCCAGATATTTTGATAGGATTAAAATTAGGAATAGGATACAGCTGGAGAGCTATAATTGGAGCTGAACTTATAGCAGCTTCTTCAGGAATAGGATATCTCATATTAGATGCACAACAGATATCAAGGTCAGATATAGTTATGCTGGGGATAATAGTCATAGGAACTTTAGGAATAATAACAGATAATATATTTTCTAAGGCTGTTTCTGCTTATATAAAGAGGAAACAAGGTGATTACGTTGAATAA
- a CDS encoding MATE family efflux transporter codes for MKMSLLSSNVQKRRDMILNGNILNTLLFLSLPTILMGMVSSLIPLSDGLFLNHTSGYLIAAAVGFGQPIINILNALSLGLGVASMAIVGQINGTGDLEKVKKVSTQIMVFAFFIGILVAPTSIIFASIVSQTISPDIAHQVFLYLSLYSTVIPLLFMAAIYNAIKNATGQPEATLIRIIILLLLKIIFNTLFLAIFHLGIIGAVMASLCSYVIIAIWMFYDLFIKKSETQLVLKGYYPDFALLKKVLVLALPSMITYSLINFGFFLINMEVEKYGAIVLTAQTIASNINTMCFTLPSSIGTTVTTMVSMNIGAGKPENAEKSFKYGSLVSLVISFVLIIIFLPSSNFLVRLFQNHEEIVKLASHSLKIYTFSIIGFGLFMVAQGAFIGLGRTRLPLLMGLLRVWLIRYIFIIITKKWLGVDSVFWGNLVSNWVAGFLFYYIVTKTPWVSVIKKDKNSI; via the coding sequence ATGAAAATGAGTCTCTTATCATCAAATGTTCAAAAGAGGCGTGACATGATTCTCAACGGGAATATTCTTAACACTCTGCTTTTTCTATCTCTTCCAACTATTTTAATGGGTATGGTTTCATCACTTATTCCATTATCAGATGGATTATTTCTAAACCATACATCAGGATATCTTATTGCTGCGGCAGTTGGTTTTGGGCAGCCGATAATAAATATACTTAATGCTCTGTCTTTGGGATTAGGTGTGGCTTCTATGGCTATTGTAGGACAAATCAATGGAACTGGCGACTTGGAAAAGGTAAAAAAGGTCTCTACTCAAATTATGGTCTTTGCATTTTTTATAGGTATTCTAGTTGCTCCTACTTCTATCATTTTTGCATCTATTGTTTCTCAAACCATAAGTCCTGATATAGCTCATCAGGTTTTTCTTTATCTAAGTCTTTATTCAACAGTTATTCCTTTATTATTTATGGCTGCAATATACAATGCAATAAAAAATGCAACTGGACAGCCTGAGGCAACTCTTATCAGAATAATAATCTTATTACTATTGAAAATAATATTCAATACTTTGTTTCTTGCAATTTTTCATCTTGGAATAATTGGAGCTGTTATGGCTTCTCTTTGTTCATATGTAATTATAGCCATCTGGATGTTCTATGATTTATTCATAAAGAAAAGTGAAACACAGCTTGTTCTTAAGGGATATTATCCTGACTTTGCTCTGTTGAAAAAAGTTTTAGTTTTAGCACTTCCTTCCATGATAACTTATTCCTTGATAAACTTTGGATTCTTCCTTATCAATATGGAAGTTGAAAAGTATGGAGCAATTGTTCTTACAGCTCAAACTATTGCAAGTAATATCAATACTATGTGCTTTACTCTTCCATCATCTATTGGTACTACTGTAACAACAATGGTCAGTATGAATATTGGAGCTGGAAAGCCTGAAAATGCTGAAAAGTCTTTTAAATATGGTTCGTTGGTAAGTTTAGTTATCTCTTTTGTTCTTATTATAATATTCCTTCCAAGCAGTAATTTCCTTGTAAGATTATTCCAGAATCACGAAGAGATAGTAAAATTAGCTTCACATTCATTAAAAATATATACTTTCTCCATTATAGGTTTTGGTTTATTTATGGTAGCTCAAGGTGCTTTCATTGGACTTGGAAGAACAAGACTTCCTTTGCTTATGGGACTTTTGAGAGTATGGCTGATAAGATATATCTTTATCATCATAACAAAAAAATGGCTTGGAGTGGACTCTGTATTCTGGGGTAACCTTGTATCTAACTGGGTCGCTGGATTCCTGTTCTACTATATAGTTACAAAAACTCCATGGGTGTCTGTAATAAAGAAAGATAAAAATTCAATATAA
- the hslU gene encoding ATP-dependent protease ATPase subunit HslU, with protein sequence MNRGLTPKRIVEELNKYIISQDEAKKNVAISLRNRDRRKSIEDEELRREITPKNIILIGPTGVGKTEIARRIAKIADAPFLKVEATKYTEVGYVGKDVESIIKDLTSLTYRKMKEQKFNELREEAYETALEKAAKLVKPYDSLNDEEKAQIMQDIDEGKYDDTEVEIERTKRDLDLPIIEVVSGSDDTSGIGSILDQVMAGVSGKSKKMITTVKNAIGIMMDEEVEKKLDLDSLNEEVIDNVENNGIIFIDEIDKIAERDGVGKGEVSRQGVQRDILPIVEGSTVMTKFGPVKTDHILFIAAGAFTQSSPSDLMPELQGRFPIRVKLKNLEKEDFVKILTEVEYNLLDQYTAMLATDNVELTFTKGAIEKIADITAAANEKVENIGARRLSAVVEELLREVMYEAPYEKKKKVSIDANFVKKVFKKENEEENLDKYIL encoded by the coding sequence ATGAACAGAGGACTTACTCCCAAGAGGATAGTAGAAGAACTTAATAAATATATAATATCACAAGATGAAGCTAAGAAAAATGTTGCTATTTCTTTAAGAAACAGAGATAGAAGAAAAAGTATAGAAGATGAAGAGTTAAGAAGAGAGATTACTCCTAAAAATATAATTCTGATAGGACCAACAGGAGTTGGGAAAACAGAGATAGCAAGAAGAATAGCTAAAATAGCTGATGCTCCATTTTTAAAGGTAGAAGCCACTAAATATACTGAAGTGGGATATGTAGGAAAAGATGTAGAAAGCATAATAAAAGATTTGACTTCTCTTACTTATAGAAAAATGAAAGAGCAAAAGTTTAATGAATTGAGAGAGGAAGCATATGAAACAGCATTGGAAAAAGCTGCTAAACTTGTAAAGCCTTATGATTCTCTAAATGATGAAGAGAAAGCCCAAATCATGCAGGATATTGATGAGGGAAAATATGATGATACAGAAGTTGAAATAGAAAGAACTAAAAGAGATTTAGATCTTCCAATAATTGAAGTTGTATCTGGAAGCGATGATACTTCTGGCATTGGAAGTATTTTAGATCAGGTAATGGCAGGGGTATCTGGAAAAAGTAAAAAGATGATAACTACTGTGAAAAATGCCATTGGAATAATGATGGATGAAGAAGTTGAAAAGAAGCTGGATTTAGATTCTCTTAACGAAGAAGTTATAGATAATGTAGAAAATAACGGAATTATTTTTATTGACGAAATAGATAAAATAGCTGAAAGAGATGGTGTAGGAAAAGGCGAAGTGTCAAGACAGGGAGTGCAGAGAGATATCCTTCCAATAGTAGAGGGAAGCACAGTTATGACAAAATTTGGACCTGTAAAGACAGATCATATCCTTTTTATTGCAGCAGGGGCATTTACTCAGAGTTCTCCATCAGATTTGATGCCTGAACTACAAGGTAGATTTCCAATAAGAGTAAAATTAAAAAATCTGGAAAAAGAAGATTTTGTAAAAATACTTACAGAGGTTGAGTATAATCTTCTTGATCAATATACAGCAATGCTGGCTACTGACAATGTAGAGCTTACTTTTACAAAGGGAGCTATAGAAAAGATAGCAGATATAACAGCAGCAGCAAATGAAAAGGTAGAAAATATAGGAGCAAGAAGACTTTCAGCAGTAGTGGAAGAACTATTGAGAGAGGTAATGTACGAAGCACCATATGAAAAGAAGAAAAAAGTGAGTATAGACGCTAACTTTGTTAAGAAGGTATTTAAAAAGGAAAATGAAGAAGAGAATTTAGATAAATATATTCTTTAA
- a CDS encoding response regulator transcription factor, which translates to MIKVLVVEDEYIIRKGMINTIDWLSMGCKIIGEGINGKEGLKLIEEFSPDLVITDIRMPVMDGLEMLKTAEEAGLKFEKIILTSYGEFKYAQEGIKLGVADYILKPIDEDLLEKAVKKVKEKIEKENTLRNVENITKTKEDIEFFSPRIYLGKDSDKNRYVEKTLEKILNCYSEKLNIKDIADELDISVSYLSRKIKDVTGETFLDILNKYRVQKSLRLLLTKEYKIYEVSDMVGFTDYKHFCNVFKKYLDTAPGDFVKQNIIVLK; encoded by the coding sequence ATGATAAAAGTGTTAGTGGTGGAAGATGAATACATCATAAGAAAAGGAATGATAAATACAATAGACTGGCTCTCTATGGGTTGTAAAATAATTGGAGAGGGAATAAATGGAAAAGAGGGACTGAAGCTTATAGAGGAATTTTCTCCCGACCTTGTAATAACAGATATAAGAATGCCGGTAATGGACGGACTTGAAATGCTGAAAACTGCTGAAGAAGCAGGGCTGAAATTTGAAAAAATAATATTAACCAGTTATGGAGAATTTAAATATGCTCAGGAGGGAATAAAGTTAGGAGTAGCAGATTACATTCTTAAACCAATAGATGAGGATCTTTTAGAAAAGGCAGTAAAGAAAGTAAAGGAAAAAATAGAGAAAGAAAATACATTGAGAAATGTAGAAAATATAACAAAGACTAAGGAAGATATAGAGTTCTTTTCTCCGAGGATATACCTAGGAAAAGACAGTGATAAAAATAGATATGTAGAAAAAACTCTGGAAAAAATATTGAATTGCTATTCAGAAAAACTGAATATAAAGGACATAGCTGATGAATTAGACATAAGTGTGAGCTATCTAAGCAGAAAAATAAAAGATGTAACAGGGGAAACATTTCTGGATATCTTAAATAAATACAGAGTACAGAAATCTTTAAGGCTTTTATTGACTAAAGAGTATAAAATATATGAGGTATCTGATATGGTGGGATTTACAGATTACAAGCATTTTTGTAATGTTTTTAAAAAATATCTGGATACAGCTCCAGGGGATTTTGTTAAACAGAATATCATAGTACTTAAATAA